A window of the Cicer arietinum cultivar CDC Frontier isolate Library 1 chromosome 6, Cicar.CDCFrontier_v2.0, whole genome shotgun sequence genome harbors these coding sequences:
- the LOC101511575 gene encoding uncharacterized protein, whose translation MMYHRANAINRNLLFFRYHNENVLFHTNSHQPQGSTSKFRHRKHIPFITEIKHVENSEQALSLFHHYNQLGYKHYYPSYAALLYKLARSRNFHAVETILTQIKQTNMHCKETLFIALFQHYGPLKAIHLFQTMPQYNCVRTLQSLNALLNLLVDHRMFSEANDAFARSYEMGFRPNTVTFNIMIKGWLAKGEWGRVCEVFDEMLQKRVQPSVVTYNSLIGFLSRKGDLDKAMTLLDDMKHKGKRANEVTYALLMEGLCSEGKYEEAKKLMFDMAYRGCKPKLVNFSVLMNDLGKRGKIDEAMVLLREMKKRRLKPDVVSYNVLVNYLCKEGKTVDAYKMLMEMQIGGCEPNAATYRMMLDGLCRSGDFEQGLNVLNAMLASRHCPRSDTFNCLVVGLLKSGNVDGGCFVLEEMEKRKVDFDLESWETVIKFACSEDDKAASGLMNIITSLSI comes from the exons ATGATGTATCATAGAGCCAACGCGATTAATCGGAATCTATTGTTCTTTCGTTATCATAATGAAAACGTTCTTTTCCACACAAATTCACATCAACCTCAAGGGTCAACTTCAAAGTTTCGCCATCGCAAACACATTCCTTTCATCACCGAAATCAAACATGTTGAAAACTCAGAACAAGCTTTGTCTCTTTTTCACCATTACAACCAACTCGGTTACAAACACTATTACCCTTCCTACGCCGCATTGCTTTACAAACTCGCTCGTTCTAGAAACTTTCATGCCGTCGAAACCATACtcactcaaatcaaacaaaccAACATGCATTGTAAAGAAACCCTTTTCATCGCTCTCTTTCAACATTACGGTCCCTTAAAAGCCATTCATCTATTTCAAACAATGCCGCAATACAATTGCGTTCGAACTTTGCAGTCGTTAAATGCGCTTCTCAATCTTCTCGTTGACCATCGTATGTTTTCCGAAGCAAACGACGCTTTCGCTCGTTCCTATGAAATGGGTTTTCGTCCAAATACTGTCACGTTCAATATAATGATCAAAGGGTGGTTGGCGAAAGGTGAGTGGGGAAGAGTGTGTgaa gtgtttgatgaaatgcttCAGAAGAGAGTTCAGCCAAGTGTTGTTACTTATAATAGTCTCATTGGGTTTTTGTCTAGAAAGGGTGATTTGGATAAAGCTATGACCTTGCTTGATGATATGAAACATAAAGGAAAACGTGCTAATGAAGTTACCTATGCGCTTTTAATGGAAGGCTTGTGCTCTGAAGGAAAGTATGAGGAAGCTAAGAAGCTAATGTTTGATATGGCGTATCGCGGATGTAAACCTAAGCTGGTGAATTTTTCTGTTTTGATGAATGATCTCGGAAAGAGAGGGAAGATTGATGAGGCTATGGTTTTACTCCGCGAGATGAAAAAGAGGCGGCTTAAGCCGGATGTCGTGTCGTACAATGTATTGGTGAATTATCTTTGCAAGGAAGGTAAAACTGTGGATGCTTACAAAATGTTGATGGAGATGCAGATTGGTGGTTGTGAGCCAAATGCAGCTACATACAGGATGATGCTTGATGGTTTGTGCCGGAGTGGGGATTTTGAGCAAGGGTTAAATGTTTTGAATGCAATGTTGGCAAGTAGACATTGCCCGCGGTCCGATACGTTTAATTGTTTGGTTGTTGGATTGTTGAAGTCTGGGAATGTTGATGGTGGATGCTTTGTATTGGAAGAGATGGAGAAGAGAAAGGTAGATTTTGATTTGGAGAGTTGGGAAACTGTGATAAAGTTTGCTTGCAGTGAGGATGATAAGGCTGCAAGTGGTCTTATGAATATAATTACATCTTTGtccatctaa